In Natronococcus sp. AD-5, the genomic window GTTTTCCGGTTTCAACGCGTAAACCTCGAGTATGAACGCCTGTACGTGCGTTTTTCGGCGAATTCGACTCGGCGGCCGAAAACGGAACCCCAGAACTTATATATCATGGTAGTACTACTATAAAAGCGCGATGACACGGTCCACCCGCCAGCGGGAGCGAATGCGTGAGACGGACGAGACCGAGGATCAGGAGGGGGTACGTGCCTGCCCCGAGTGTGAATCGGACAATCTCGTAAAAGACTCCGACAGGGGAGAGCTCATCTGCGAAGATTGTGGGCTCGTCGTGGAGGAGGAGAAGATCGATCCTGGTCCAGAGTGGCGGGCGTTCAATCACCAGGAACGTCAGGAGAAGTCCCGCGTCGGCGCGCCGACGACCCAGACGATGCACGACAAGGGGCTGACGACCACGATCGACTGGAAGGACAAAGACGCCTACGGTCGTTCGATTTCCTCGAAAAAGCGCAGTCAGATGCACCGACTGCGCAAGTGGCAGGAACGCATCCGAACGAAGGACGCCGGCGAGCGGAACCTGCAGTTCGCGCTCTCCGAAATCGACCGGATGGCCTCGGCGCTGGGCGTCCCGCGATCGGTTCGCGAGGTGGCGTCGGTCATCTACCGACGCGCGCTCAAAGAGGACCTCATCCGCGGGCGGTCCATCGAGGGCGTCGCCACGTCCGCGCTGTACGCCGCCTGCCGGAAGGAAGGAATTCCGCGCAGCCTAGAAGAAATCTCGGAAGTCTCACGCGTCGAACGAAAGGAGATCGGTCGCACGTATCGGTACATCTCGCAGGAACTCGGCCTCGAGATGCGCCCCGTCGACCCGAAAAAGTACGTCCCGCGCTTCTGTTCTGAACTCGAACTGTCCGAGGAGGTCCAGACCAAGGCCAACGAAATCATCGAGAAGACGGCCGAGGAAGGGCTCCTCTCGGGCAAGTCACCGACCGGCTACGCCGCGGCCGCGATCTACGCCGCGTCCCTGCTCTGCAACGAAAAGAAGACCCAGCGCGAGGTCGCAGACGTCGCGCAGGTGACCGAAGTCACGATCCGGAACCGGTACCAGGAACAGATCGAAGCGATGGGGATCCACGGCTAACTCCGCCGCAGCACCTTTTATCGCAGACCGCGTCGCTCGCCGAGCCGTCGCGCCCGGCGGCGGAATCGAATCCGACGCCGCTCCCCGCGAGTCTCGAGGCCGCACTGGCTCGAGAAACGCGACGCCCTCCGAGTCGATCGAGAACGGGATCCGAAGGGATCCAACGCGGCGGGGTCGCGGCCCGATCCGGACGGGTTCGTCAGTCGTCCTTGCCGACGCTGATAACCTGCAGCAGCGAGTAGACCGGAACGCCGTCGAGTTCCTCGACGCCCTGCTTGTCCGCCAGGACGACGCACGCGAGCGGCTCGCCCCCCTCGGCGCGGATCGCCGCGATCGTTTCGCGCATCGTCGTGCCGCTGGTGATGGTGTCGTCGACGACGTAACACTCGCGGTTGCGGATTCCGGCGAAGTTACGCGAGAACGTTCCGCCGAGATCCTCGATGTCGCCTTCCTCCCACTGGTGTTTGGCCGGCGTGTACGTCGAGAGGTCGGTCCCGAGTTCGCGCGCGATGAGCGTGGCGATGGGGGCGCCCGCCTTCTCGATGCCGACCGTCAGATCGACGTCCTCGCCGTGTTTGGCGAGCAGGTCGGCCATCGCCTCCGCGATCGCTCCCATCCGCTTGCTGTCGCGGCCGACCGCCGACCAGTCGACGTGAATGTCCTGCGGGCCGCCGGCGCCGGTCGCCGGCCGCGTCGTCCGGTCCGTCGGCTCGGTCGAGA contains:
- a CDS encoding transcription initiation factor IIB, with amino-acid sequence MTRSTRQRERMRETDETEDQEGVRACPECESDNLVKDSDRGELICEDCGLVVEEEKIDPGPEWRAFNHQERQEKSRVGAPTTQTMHDKGLTTTIDWKDKDAYGRSISSKKRSQMHRLRKWQERIRTKDAGERNLQFALSEIDRMASALGVPRSVREVASVIYRRALKEDLIRGRSIEGVATSALYAACRKEGIPRSLEEISEVSRVERKEIGRTYRYISQELGLEMRPVDPKKYVPRFCSELELSEEVQTKANEIIEKTAEEGLLSGKSPTGYAAAAIYAASLLCNEKKTQREVADVAQVTEVTIRNRYQEQIEAMGIHG
- the gfcR gene encoding transcriptional regulator GfcR — its product is MKNVDDLIESAAELADQGLSKGEIADELNVSRETASWLVERSGVSTEPTDRTTRPATGAGGPQDIHVDWSAVGRDSKRMGAIAEAMADLLAKHGEDVDLTVGIEKAGAPIATLIARELGTDLSTYTPAKHQWEEGDIEDLGGTFSRNFAGIRNRECYVVDDTITSGTTMRETIAAIRAEGGEPLACVVLADKQGVEELDGVPVYSLLQVISVGKDD